Proteins from one Cryptomeria japonica chromosome 4, Sugi_1.0, whole genome shotgun sequence genomic window:
- the LOC131875493 gene encoding cysteine-rich receptor-like protein kinase 24 isoform X1 — protein sequence MRRDSILILIFLLSSCWFICECRWSSCNNETTYSYGGTYSRNLNQVINDLYRNTSDIPEFSTSSHGDYPDNVYGLLQCVGNISVENCSECSKNAYRTVSENCSNDIGGEAWMDDCFLRYDNYDFFSEASIGAFSLPNDNYVPSNLEDYEATVTNLLKNLSEKAYESANKGFAVGSANYTTSGKVYGLVQCWRVVLVENCKKCLISARQEGEKCCLRKKGARLLGTNCKIRHETYPFFGSAESMSPEGSTKPTEAHSSERRGYSPEARLIIQEKHFVFSLEELAESTQNFDENKKLGVGGFGAVYKGTTRDGKEITVKKLSARSTQGRKEFMNEVKLLANVQHRNLVKLLGCCAEEDETLLVYEYFPNKSLDTFLFDPEKRRELSW from the exons ATGAGGCGTGATTCCATTCTTATTTTGATCTTTCTATTGAGTTCTTGTTGGTTCATATGTGAGTGCCGATGGTCTAGCTGCAACAATGAAACAACTTATTCTTATGGCGGTACATATTCTAGAAACCTGAACCAAGTTATCAATGATCTGTATCGCAACACGTCTGATATTCCAGAGTTTAGTACCTCTTCACATGGTGATTATCCCGATAACGTCTATGGGCTTTTGCAGTGTGTGGGGAATATATCAGTGGAAAACTGTTCTGAGTGTTCGAAGAATGCATATAGAACTGTTAGTGAAAACTGCAGCAATGACATAGGTGGGGAGGCATGGATGGATGACTGTTTCCTGCGCTATGATAACTACGATTTCTTTTCGGAAGCAAGTATCGGTGCATTTTCCCTTCCCAATGATAATTACGTCCCTAGCAATTTAGAGGATTACGAGGCTACAGTAACTAATCTTCTGAAGAATCTGTCTGAGAAAGCTTACGAGTCTGCAAATAAGGGTTTCGCTGTAGGATCAGCGAATTACACCACTTCCGGAAAAGTATACGGTTTAGTCCAGTGTTGGAGAGTTGTACTCGTAGAAAATTGCAAAAAGTGCTTGATCTCTGCAAGGCAAGAGGGAGAAAAATGTTGCTTAAGGAAGAAAGGAGCTCGGCTTCTGGGCACAAACTGCAAAATAAGACATGAGACATACCCTTTTTTTGGCTCAGCAGAGTCGATGTCACCCGAGGGATCGACTAAGCCAACAGAGGCCCATAGTTCTG AGAGGCGGGGGTATTCCCCTGAAGCCAGATTAATTATACAGGAGAAACATTTTGTGTTCAGTTTAGAAGAACTTGCAGAATCCACACAAAATTTTGATGAGAATAAGAAGCTTGGAGTGGGAGGTTTTGGTGCCGTCTACAAG GGAACAACTAGAGACGGAAAGGAAATAACTGTGAAAAAACTGTCTGCAAGATCTACGCAAGGCAGGAAAGAATTTATGAACGAAGTGAAGTTGCTGGCCAATGTTCAGCACCGAAATCTTGTGAAGCTATTGGGATGTTGTGCTGAGGAAGATGAAACGTTGCTTGTTTATGAATACTTTCCCAATAAGAGCTTGGACACTTTTCTATTTG ATCCGGAAAAGCGCAGAGAGTTAAGTTGGTAA
- the LOC131875493 gene encoding cysteine-rich repeat secretory protein 38-like isoform X2 encodes MRRDSILILIFLLSSCWFICECRWSSCNNETTYSYGGTYSRNLNQVINDLYRNTSDIPEFSTSSHGDYPDNVYGLLQCVGNISVENCSECSKNAYRTVSENCSNDIGGEAWMDDCFLRYDNYDFFSEASIGAFSLPNDNYVPSNLEDYEATVTNLLKNLSEKAYESANKGFAVGSANYTTSGKVYGLVQCWRVVLVENCKKCLISARQEGEKCCLRKKGARLLGTNCKIRHETYPFFGSAESMSPEGSTKPTEAHSSEKSPKTLPIILGLVGVLILVFVICLIAMRKRMASAISVRQITLVTQNEGAPSNLFLCYLNFSFSD; translated from the exons ATGAGGCGTGATTCCATTCTTATTTTGATCTTTCTATTGAGTTCTTGTTGGTTCATATGTGAGTGCCGATGGTCTAGCTGCAACAATGAAACAACTTATTCTTATGGCGGTACATATTCTAGAAACCTGAACCAAGTTATCAATGATCTGTATCGCAACACGTCTGATATTCCAGAGTTTAGTACCTCTTCACATGGTGATTATCCCGATAACGTCTATGGGCTTTTGCAGTGTGTGGGGAATATATCAGTGGAAAACTGTTCTGAGTGTTCGAAGAATGCATATAGAACTGTTAGTGAAAACTGCAGCAATGACATAGGTGGGGAGGCATGGATGGATGACTGTTTCCTGCGCTATGATAACTACGATTTCTTTTCGGAAGCAAGTATCGGTGCATTTTCCCTTCCCAATGATAATTACGTCCCTAGCAATTTAGAGGATTACGAGGCTACAGTAACTAATCTTCTGAAGAATCTGTCTGAGAAAGCTTACGAGTCTGCAAATAAGGGTTTCGCTGTAGGATCAGCGAATTACACCACTTCCGGAAAAGTATACGGTTTAGTCCAGTGTTGGAGAGTTGTACTCGTAGAAAATTGCAAAAAGTGCTTGATCTCTGCAAGGCAAGAGGGAGAAAAATGTTGCTTAAGGAAGAAAGGAGCTCGGCTTCTGGGCACAAACTGCAAAATAAGACATGAGACATACCCTTTTTTTGGCTCAGCAGAGTCGATGTCACCCGAGGGATCGACTAAGCCAACAGAGGCCCATAGTTCTG AAAAGTCCCCAAAAACATTACCCATAATTCTGGGGCTTGTGGGGGTTCTGATTCTGGTGTTCGTTATTTGCCTGATTGCAATGAGAAAAAGAATGGCATCTGCCATTTCTGTGAGGCAAATAACTCTAGTTACCCAGAACGAAGGCGCTCCTTCAAATCTTTTTCTTTGTTATTTAAATTTCTCTTTTTCTGATTAA
- the LOC131058553 gene encoding cysteine-rich receptor-like protein kinase 6, with product MSIQKLQAHSKDPRNDDIVLKYAMQGQLSVKADVYSFGVLLLEILSERKNSDANIPNEMESLSEWAWRVYKREYASNFVDPTVAETCPEEKSLRYIQVGLFCVQADATLRPAMSNVIVMISSSSVTLPNPKKPAFINLSKSYVPKAGVKLSSGSGVRVEDYETGASGTTTSSASGVASVNDASITQVNPR from the exons ATGTCGATACAAAAGCTGCAGGCACATAGTAAGGATCCTCGCAATGATGATATTGTGCTGA AGTACGCAATGCAAGGTCAGCTGTCAGTTAAAGCTGACGTTTACAGTTTTGGAGTGCTTCTGCTTGAGATCTTGAGCGAAAGGAAAAATAGTGATGCAAATATTCCCAACGAAATGGAAAGCCTGTCAGAATGG GCATGGAGAGTATACAAAAGAGAATATGCTTCGAATTTTGTGGATCCAACGGTAGCAGAAACATGTCCAGAGGAGAAATCGTTGAGATATATCCAGGTTGGGCTTTTTTGTGTACAAGCGGATGCGACCCTTCGTCCAGCTATGTCGAATGTTATTGTGATGATATCCAGCAGTTCGGTCACACTACCAAATCCCAAAAAACCTGCTTTCATAAACCTGAGCAAAAGCTATGTCCCAAAAGCAGGAGTGAAGTTAAGCTCAGGATCAGGGGTAAGGGTGGAGGATTATGAAACGGGGGCATCTGGGACGACGACGTCATCTGCATCAGGCGTTGCGTCAGTAAATGATGCCTCCATCACTCAAGTGAACCCTAGGTAG